One region of Chryseobacterium sp. C-71 genomic DNA includes:
- a CDS encoding T9SS type A sorting domain-containing protein has protein sequence MINFIYNDGTGQYSLSKTNSNGLLDANFGNSGIFPIPASINSIPYTLESSSYKTQGSGNVFLLVESNNTNDYEIISYSFSGNLQTINALQTFPTGFNRYDFYPYPAPYTYRIEIKDNYIYLFTPTKIIKYIISNSTLSVSENADKNDLVQFANPFGDQLLLNTNEKIKSIDIYDEGGRLVLRNKSSKNIDTSGLNQGAYFIKVTTESNQIIYRKGIKN, from the coding sequence ATGATTAACTTCATTTATAATGATGGGACTGGGCAATACAGTTTATCTAAAACAAATTCAAACGGATTACTGGATGCGAATTTTGGCAACAGTGGGATTTTTCCAATTCCAGCTTCCATCAACTCGATACCTTACACACTTGAAAGTTCATCATACAAGACTCAAGGAAGCGGAAATGTATTTTTATTGGTCGAATCAAACAATACCAATGACTACGAAATTATTAGTTATTCTTTTTCAGGAAATTTACAGACAATAAATGCTTTGCAAACCTTTCCAACAGGTTTTAACAGGTATGATTTTTACCCTTATCCGGCACCATATACCTATAGAATTGAAATTAAGGATAATTACATTTACTTATTTACTCCGACAAAAATAATTAAATATATAATTTCAAACTCCACACTTTCCGTATCAGAAAATGCAGATAAAAATGATTTGGTTCAGTTTGCTAATCCTTTCGGCGATCAATTACTATTAAATACAAATGAGAAAATTAAAAGTATTGACATTTACGATGAAGGTGGGCGTCTAGTGTTGAGAAATAAATCTTCAAAAAACATAGATACCTCTGGTTTAAATCAAGGTGCTTATTTTATAAAAGTAACAACAGAATCAAATCAGATAATTTACAGAAAAGGAATTAAAAATTAA
- a CDS encoding OmpA family protein, whose translation MKAFIFFFLFFISITFDAQMLTSVYFKNNSYELNQVSKNKLDSLSRLKSNLTFRIFGNCDPSGNLALNKKLSENRANAVSEYLKGKISNNIKLQTTVGLGVEKQINDNSTEDLREKNRRVDVFIEKSFAPREKISRKAYPSFLNTKIAMMKVKDTFSLPDVNFIGGRHFWLPSGNTNLLKLSKILKENPSLEVELQGHICCDYENFDGEDID comes from the coding sequence ATGAAAGCCTTCATATTCTTTTTTCTGTTTTTTATTTCTATAACATTTGATGCACAAATGCTCACTTCCGTTTATTTTAAAAACAACAGTTATGAGCTTAATCAGGTATCTAAAAACAAGTTGGATAGTTTATCCCGATTAAAAAGTAATCTCACATTCAGAATTTTTGGAAATTGTGATCCTTCCGGAAATCTTGCACTCAATAAAAAACTATCAGAAAACCGTGCAAATGCAGTCAGTGAATATTTAAAAGGAAAAATTTCGAACAATATTAAATTGCAAACTACAGTTGGTTTGGGTGTAGAAAAACAAATCAACGACAACAGTACAGAAGATCTTCGAGAAAAAAACAGAAGAGTGGATGTATTTATTGAAAAATCATTCGCTCCTAGAGAAAAAATTTCGAGAAAAGCGTATCCAAGTTTTCTCAATACGAAAATTGCAATGATGAAAGTGAAAGATACTTTTTCACTTCCTGATGTGAATTTTATTGGAGGTCGTCACTTCTGGCTTCCGTCCGGAAATACAAATCTGCTGAAACTTTCAAAAATATTAAAAGAAAATCCAAGTCTTGAGGTTGAATTGCAGGGACATATTTGCTGCGATTACGAGAATTTCGATGGTGAAGATATTGATTAA
- a CDS encoding cytochrome d ubiquinol oxidase subunit II, with amino-acid sequence MIYVVIGFLWLSVCLYVILGGADFGAGIVELMTKKKNRKYTEKIMYESIAPVWEANHMWLIIAIVILFVGFPEIYTTMSTYLHIPLVLMLVGIIARGTAFTFRHYDAVEDQWQIIYTQIFYYASLLTPFFLGLIAAATVSQSINPDANNFLDLYVFSWLNWFGVAVGLFTVSLCAYLASIFSLRETSDRLELGLMIKKSHQTMIFVVVTGLLVFSAAYFSDIPLTKWIFSKPLGVMSISFATVALGLILRAMHNRKLLPVRALAGFQIIMILVAATYQHNPDIILLGNGQHLSLLKHIAAEKTISALGWALVLGSLFILPFLFYLMFSFTKAKGKS; translated from the coding sequence ATGATATACGTTGTAATTGGTTTCTTATGGCTTTCCGTATGCCTTTATGTGATTTTGGGTGGTGCTGATTTCGGAGCAGGAATTGTAGAATTAATGACTAAAAAGAAAAACAGAAAATACACAGAAAAAATCATGTATGAATCAATAGCACCTGTTTGGGAAGCCAATCATATGTGGTTAATTATTGCGATTGTTATTCTATTCGTAGGATTCCCTGAAATCTATACAACAATGTCTACTTACCTTCACATTCCTTTGGTTTTGATGCTGGTGGGAATTATTGCGAGAGGAACTGCGTTCACCTTCAGACATTATGATGCAGTGGAAGATCAATGGCAGATAATTTATACACAGATTTTCTATTATGCGAGTCTTCTAACACCCTTTTTCTTAGGTTTAATAGCCGCTGCGACGGTTTCACAATCAATCAATCCTGATGCAAATAACTTTTTAGATTTGTATGTCTTCAGCTGGCTCAATTGGTTTGGTGTTGCGGTTGGATTATTTACCGTTTCTCTTTGCGCTTATTTAGCTTCCATTTTTTCTTTACGGGAAACCAGCGACAGATTAGAATTAGGTTTAATGATTAAAAAATCACATCAGACAATGATTTTTGTAGTCGTAACGGGATTGTTGGTCTTTTCTGCTGCTTATTTTTCCGATATTCCTTTAACAAAATGGATTTTTTCTAAACCATTGGGTGTGATGTCAATTTCCTTTGCAACCGTTGCCTTAGGTTTAATATTAAGAGCAATGCATAACCGGAAATTGCTTCCAGTAAGAGCTTTAGCCGGTTTTCAGATCATTATGATTCTTGTAGCAGCAACGTATCAACATAATCCGGATATTATTTTATTAGGAAACGGACAACACCTTTCTTTATTAAAACATATCGCTGCCGAAAAAACAATTTCTGCTTTGGGTTGGGCTTTGGTTTTAGGATCACTATTTATTTTACCGTTCTTATTTTATCTGATGTTTTCATTTACAAAAGCAAAAGGAAAATCTTAA
- a CDS encoding cytochrome ubiquinol oxidase subunit I, whose translation MDDFIAARAQMALSLGFHIIFACVGMVMPFLMAFAHWKYLKTGNEIYKGLTKAWSKGVAILFATGAVSGTMLSFELGLLWPGFMKHAGPIFGMPFSLEGTAFFIEAIAIGFFLYGWDKFNKWFHWFCGFLVGLSGLASGILVVAANAWMNSPTGFDYINGEYVNIDPIKAMFNEAWFPQALHMTVAAFCATGFAVAGVHAFLIMKKKNVEFHTKAFRIAAAFAMIGAFGAPLSGDVAAKSVAERQPIKLAAMEAHFKTEKGAAFVIGGIPDEEKGEINYALKIPKVLSFLATNDFNAEIKGLNDFPKDEWPPVAVVHYAFQIMIFFGVVMICIGSLYLYAFFFKKDWLNKNWLLKTFLFATPFGYIALEAGWTVTEVGRQPWIIYGIMKTVDAMTPMPGIQYSFYFFTAIFISLSLIIIFLLRRQIQMVPKLYDPTDAQFNTKNKKS comes from the coding sequence ATGGATGATTTTATCGCTGCACGAGCCCAGATGGCGCTTTCATTAGGTTTTCATATTATTTTCGCCTGCGTCGGAATGGTAATGCCTTTTCTCATGGCATTCGCACACTGGAAATACCTCAAAACCGGGAATGAAATTTACAAAGGTCTCACAAAAGCATGGAGCAAAGGTGTTGCGATTTTGTTTGCCACTGGAGCCGTTTCCGGAACAATGCTTTCATTCGAGTTGGGGCTTCTTTGGCCCGGATTTATGAAACACGCAGGTCCCATTTTCGGAATGCCGTTTTCTCTCGAAGGAACAGCCTTTTTTATCGAAGCCATTGCGATCGGATTTTTTCTTTACGGATGGGATAAATTTAATAAATGGTTTCATTGGTTTTGCGGATTTTTGGTTGGCTTAAGTGGTTTAGCATCAGGAATTTTAGTCGTTGCAGCAAATGCGTGGATGAATTCACCTACTGGTTTTGATTATATCAATGGAGAATACGTCAATATTGACCCGATTAAAGCAATGTTTAATGAAGCGTGGTTTCCACAGGCTTTACACATGACGGTGGCTGCATTTTGCGCGACCGGATTTGCCGTTGCTGGAGTTCATGCTTTCTTAATCATGAAAAAAAAAAATGTTGAATTTCATACCAAAGCATTCAGAATTGCCGCTGCTTTTGCAATGATTGGTGCGTTCGGTGCTCCTTTAAGCGGTGATGTGGCAGCAAAATCTGTTGCAGAAAGACAACCTATAAAATTAGCTGCGATGGAAGCGCATTTTAAAACTGAAAAAGGTGCAGCTTTTGTGATTGGTGGAATTCCTGATGAAGAAAAAGGTGAAATTAATTATGCTTTAAAAATTCCAAAAGTTTTAAGCTTTTTAGCTACTAATGATTTTAACGCAGAAATAAAAGGTTTAAATGATTTTCCAAAAGATGAATGGCCACCTGTTGCGGTTGTACATTACGCTTTCCAGATTATGATTTTCTTTGGCGTGGTGATGATTTGTATCGGAAGTCTTTATCTCTACGCTTTCTTTTTTAAAAAAGATTGGCTAAATAAAAACTGGCTGCTGAAAACATTTCTTTTTGCAACACCATTTGGATATATTGCCCTAGAAGCTGGCTGGACAGTCACTGAAGTCGGAAGACAACCTTGGATTATTTACGGAATTATGAAAACCGTAGATGCTATGACACCAATGCCTGGAATTCAGTATTCATTTTACTTTTTTACGGCTATTTTTATTTCATTATCATTGATTATTATTTTTCTTTTGAGAAGGCAGATACAGATGGTTCCCAAACTTTACGACCCGACAGATGCACAATTTAACACTAAAAACAAAAAATCATGA
- the gyrB gene encoding DNA topoisomerase (ATP-hydrolyzing) subunit B, giving the protein MSQKQYTASSIQALEGMEHVRLRPSMYIGDVGVRGLHHLVYEVVDNSIDEALAGHCDTILVTIHKGEGISVKDNGRGIPVDLHEKEQKSALEVVMTKIGAGGKFDKDSYKVSGGLHGVGVSCVNALSTLLVATVSRDGKLYQQKYSEGKALADVAEIGTTNERGTEVFFQPDGTIFQELVYNYDTLAARMRELSFLNKGITITLVDEREPNEDGSFAFEVFHSEGGLREFVEFIDGSREAIMENVIFMEGERDDIPVEVAMRYNTSFSENLHSYVNNINTHEGGTHLAGFRRALTRTLKKYADDLGIPAKEKVEITGDDFREGLTAVISVKVMEPQFEGQTKTKLGNSEVSGAVDKIVGEMLTNFLEENPNEAKIIVQKVVLAAKARQAAKKAREMVQRKSPMGGSGLPGKLSDCSSKDPAESELFLVEGDSAGGTAKQGRDRHFQAILPLRGKILNVEKSMLHKVYDNEEIKNIYTALGVSVGTEEDSKALNMAKLRYHKVVIMTDADIDGSHISTLILTFFFRFMKEMIENGYIYIAQPPLYLLKKGNKKVYAYNEKEREEITLEMAPDGKGVEVQRYKGLGEMNPEQLWETTLNPDHRILKQVTIDNAVEADSVFSMLMGDEVPPRREFIEKNAKYAKIDV; this is encoded by the coding sequence ATGAGTCAAAAACAATATACAGCTAGTAGTATCCAGGCATTAGAAGGCATGGAGCACGTTCGTCTAAGACCATCTATGTACATTGGAGATGTAGGAGTAAGAGGTCTTCATCATTTGGTTTATGAAGTAGTAGATAACTCTATCGATGAGGCGCTTGCAGGTCATTGCGATACGATATTAGTAACAATTCATAAGGGAGAAGGTATCTCTGTAAAAGATAACGGTAGAGGAATTCCTGTAGATTTGCACGAGAAAGAGCAAAAATCGGCTTTGGAGGTTGTAATGACCAAAATTGGAGCAGGTGGAAAGTTTGATAAAGATTCTTACAAAGTTTCTGGAGGTTTGCATGGTGTAGGGGTTTCTTGTGTGAATGCACTTTCTACTTTATTGGTGGCAACCGTAAGCCGTGATGGTAAATTATACCAACAAAAATATTCTGAAGGAAAAGCTTTGGCAGACGTTGCTGAAATCGGTACCACAAACGAAAGAGGAACTGAAGTTTTCTTCCAGCCGGATGGTACTATTTTCCAGGAATTGGTTTATAATTATGATACGCTTGCAGCGAGAATGCGTGAGCTTTCTTTCTTAAATAAAGGAATCACAATTACTTTGGTTGACGAAAGAGAGCCAAACGAAGACGGATCTTTTGCTTTTGAAGTTTTCCATTCTGAAGGTGGGTTGAGAGAATTTGTAGAATTCATTGACGGAAGCCGTGAAGCAATCATGGAAAACGTAATTTTCATGGAAGGTGAAAGAGATGATATTCCTGTAGAAGTTGCGATGCGTTACAATACTTCTTTCAGCGAAAATCTTCACTCTTACGTTAATAATATCAATACCCATGAGGGTGGAACTCACTTAGCAGGTTTCAGACGTGCTTTGACGAGAACATTGAAGAAATATGCAGATGATTTAGGAATTCCTGCAAAAGAAAAGGTAGAAATTACCGGAGACGACTTCCGTGAAGGTTTGACCGCTGTTATTTCTGTAAAAGTAATGGAACCTCAGTTTGAAGGACAGACTAAAACTAAACTTGGAAACTCTGAAGTTTCCGGTGCGGTTGATAAGATCGTTGGTGAAATGTTGACCAATTTCTTGGAAGAAAATCCAAATGAGGCTAAAATTATCGTTCAGAAAGTTGTTTTGGCTGCAAAAGCTAGACAGGCTGCGAAAAAAGCCCGTGAAATGGTTCAGAGAAAATCTCCGATGGGAGGTTCTGGTTTACCGGGAAAATTATCAGACTGTTCTTCAAAAGACCCAGCAGAATCTGAATTGTTCTTAGTCGAGGGAGACTCGGCAGGTGGAACTGCAAAGCAGGGTAGAGACAGACATTTCCAGGCGATTCTTCCGTTAAGAGGTAAGATTTTGAATGTTGAGAAATCAATGCTTCATAAGGTGTACGATAACGAAGAGATTAAAAATATTTACACTGCACTTGGAGTTTCTGTAGGAACTGAAGAAGACAGCAAGGCCTTGAATATGGCCAAGTTAAGATATCATAAAGTAGTGATCATGACCGATGCCGATATTGACGGTTCTCACATTTCTACTTTGATTCTTACGTTCTTCTTTAGATTCATGAAAGAAATGATCGAAAACGGATATATTTATATTGCGCAACCTCCTTTATATTTATTAAAGAAAGGAAACAAGAAAGTATATGCTTACAACGAAAAGGAGCGTGAAGAGATAACTTTAGAGATGGCTCCGGACGGAAAAGGTGTTGAAGTTCAGCGTTATAAAGGTCTTGGGGAAATGAATCCTGAGCAGCTTTGGGAAACTACATTGAATCCTGACCACAGAATTCTGAAGCAGGTGACGATCGATAATGCTGTAGAGGCAGATTCTGTTTTCTCAATGTTGATGGGTGATGAGGTTCCTCCAAGAAGAGAATTTATCGAGAAAAATGCAAAATATGCTAAGATTGATGTTTAA
- a CDS encoding DUF3298 and DUF4163 domain-containing protein translates to MKNTIAIFTISAVFALASCKKNDSQTAETNTTEVKAPEKFTVDSVKVTDSMKINDKLSVNYASKMLVFPTLKDKALLDSIYYDKKGITDFSKNGLQSFLDKDKTEFFSSTKEKSSEWIADIQYKQTWEAGSFMKLLSQTDDFLQIEYLFTSYEGGAHGNYSFAARVFDLKSNKKLNLKDITTMPQARLSELLMKNIDKLPSGTTDSDGAVNNSEMLLVDVIPANKDFYFDEKNLYFHYSPYEIAAFAAGDIVIPVSWEELKGTVNPEFKKRMKIN, encoded by the coding sequence ATGAAAAACACCATTGCTATTTTTACTATTTCTGCAGTATTTGCTCTAGCATCTTGTAAAAAGAATGATTCTCAAACAGCAGAGACAAATACTACAGAAGTTAAGGCTCCCGAAAAATTTACGGTAGATTCTGTTAAAGTAACTGATTCTATGAAAATTAATGATAAACTTTCTGTGAATTATGCTTCAAAAATGTTGGTATTTCCTACACTGAAAGACAAAGCGCTTTTAGACAGCATTTATTACGATAAAAAAGGGATTACAGATTTTTCCAAAAACGGACTGCAGAGTTTTTTAGATAAAGATAAAACTGAATTTTTCTCATCGACAAAAGAAAAAAGCAGCGAATGGATTGCTGATATCCAATACAAACAGACTTGGGAAGCGGGGTCTTTTATGAAGCTTCTTTCTCAGACTGACGATTTTCTTCAAATCGAGTATCTGTTTACATCTTACGAAGGCGGCGCGCACGGAAATTATTCTTTTGCTGCACGAGTTTTTGATCTGAAAAGTAATAAAAAACTGAATTTGAAAGATATTACGACAATGCCACAAGCCAGATTATCAGAGCTTTTAATGAAAAATATAGACAAACTTCCGAGTGGAACAACCGATTCTGACGGTGCGGTTAATAATTCTGAGATGCTTCTGGTTGATGTCATCCCTGCAAATAAAGATTTTTATTTTGACGAGAAAAATCTCTATTTTCATTACAGTCCTTATGAAATTGCCGCTTTTGCAGCGGGTGATATCGTGATTCCTGTATCTTGGGAAGAGCTGAAAGGAACAGTAAATCCTGAATTTAAAAAGAGAATGAAAATTAACTAA
- a CDS encoding diacylglycerol/lipid kinase family protein yields MLPNQEAFFTFVAMEKVAFIINPFSAKKNYQPFLNELKRKVENPLYYISESIPGTEEFIQKHFSDTDIFVAIGGDGTISTVAKNLINTDKILAIFPAGSGNGFSNETQFSKNLDELLEKLKQKKSRKIDTFTVNDRLSINVSGTGFDGKVVKEFEKTDRGFKNYIKVSLKTFFNYKPIKLKFADEKYHQYNGKYLMVNIANTRQFGNNAYIAPMASKSDGLVDMVLVKKFPLTYSALFAFRMFTKKLKEDDYITYLPVSEVEFKVNTKNWHLDGEFNKIKSPIHIKVQPSSLTILI; encoded by the coding sequence ATGCTTCCAAATCAGGAAGCATTTTTTACTTTTGTGGCAATGGAAAAAGTAGCTTTTATCATCAATCCTTTTTCGGCGAAAAAGAATTATCAGCCATTTCTCAATGAGCTGAAGAGGAAAGTCGAAAATCCTTTATATTACATTTCAGAATCTATTCCGGGAACGGAAGAATTTATTCAGAAACATTTTTCGGATACGGATATTTTTGTGGCAATCGGAGGGGACGGTACAATTTCTACGGTTGCTAAAAATCTGATTAATACCGATAAAATTTTGGCTATTTTTCCGGCAGGATCAGGAAATGGTTTTTCTAATGAAACGCAGTTCAGCAAAAATTTAGATGAACTGTTGGAAAAATTAAAACAAAAAAAATCCAGAAAGATTGATACGTTTACCGTTAATGATCGGCTTTCCATCAATGTTTCAGGAACCGGATTTGACGGGAAAGTGGTCAAAGAATTTGAAAAAACCGACCGTGGTTTCAAAAATTACATCAAAGTTTCGCTTAAAACATTTTTCAATTACAAACCCATCAAATTAAAGTTTGCTGATGAAAAATACCATCAGTATAATGGTAAGTATTTAATGGTGAACATCGCAAACACGCGTCAATTCGGGAATAATGCGTACATCGCTCCGATGGCTAGTAAAAGTGATGGTTTGGTTGATATGGTTTTGGTGAAAAAATTTCCACTGACGTATTCTGCGCTTTTTGCATTCAGAATGTTTACCAAAAAACTTAAAGAAGATGATTACATCACTTATCTGCCAGTTTCAGAAGTCGAATTTAAAGTCAATACCAAAAATTGGCATCTCGATGGTGAATTCAACAAAATAAAATCTCCCATCCACATCAAAGTACAGCCTTCAAGTCTTACGATTTTAATTTAA
- a CDS encoding dicarboxylate/amino acid:cation symporter translates to MKAKKIYQQLYFQVIVAIIAGILLGKFYPELGEKMKPLGDGFIKLVKMIIAPVIFITLTLGIAHMTDLKKVGRIAVKAMIYFFTFSTLALIIGLIVGNLLQPGSGLNIDPASLSGDVSQYQQKAHDTTLTGFIMNIIPETLFSPLVGDNILQVLLVAILMGVALVLTKEKSQRITDFLQDLATPVFKIVHMLMKLAPIGAFGAMAFTIGKYGLASVLNLIFLVGTFYITSILFVVLILGSVAWYNGFSIFKLMYYLKEELLLVLGTSSSESALPGIMDKLQKAGCSKAIVGLVVPTGYSFNLDGTNIYMTLASLFIAQALNIDLSLEKQLMLLLVAMLSSKGAAGVTGAGFVTLAATLAVVPEIPIAGMTLILGIDKFMSECRALTNVVGNSVATVVVANWEKQLDKDQLQYCLNNPNKIEEKLEV, encoded by the coding sequence GTGAAAGCAAAAAAAATCTATCAGCAACTTTACTTTCAGGTGATTGTTGCTATTATTGCAGGAATTCTTTTAGGTAAATTTTATCCCGAATTGGGTGAAAAAATGAAGCCTTTAGGTGACGGGTTTATCAAATTGGTCAAAATGATTATTGCTCCCGTAATTTTCATCACATTGACTTTGGGAATTGCTCACATGACCGATTTGAAAAAAGTGGGAAGAATTGCAGTGAAAGCTATGATTTACTTCTTTACATTTTCAACATTAGCATTAATCATCGGATTAATCGTTGGAAATCTTTTACAACCAGGTTCCGGGTTAAATATTGACCCTGCAAGTCTCTCGGGTGATGTTTCGCAATATCAACAGAAAGCTCATGATACTACACTGACAGGATTTATAATGAACATAATCCCGGAAACACTTTTTAGTCCGCTGGTTGGCGACAATATCCTTCAGGTTTTGTTGGTTGCCATTCTGATGGGAGTTGCATTGGTTTTAACCAAAGAAAAAAGCCAACGGATTACTGATTTTTTACAAGATTTAGCAACACCGGTTTTCAAAATTGTGCATATGCTCATGAAACTGGCTCCGATTGGTGCTTTTGGAGCGATGGCATTTACAATAGGAAAATACGGTTTAGCATCTGTTTTAAATTTAATTTTCCTTGTTGGTACTTTCTATATCACCTCTATCCTATTTGTAGTTTTAATTCTCGGCTCTGTTGCTTGGTACAATGGTTTCAGCATTTTTAAACTGATGTATTATCTCAAAGAAGAACTTCTTTTGGTTTTGGGTACAAGTTCTTCAGAATCTGCCTTGCCGGGAATTATGGACAAGCTACAGAAAGCAGGTTGCTCAAAGGCGATCGTGGGATTGGTTGTTCCCACAGGATACTCTTTCAATCTTGACGGAACTAATATCTATATGACTTTAGCATCATTATTTATTGCTCAGGCTTTGAATATCGACCTTTCACTGGAAAAGCAATTAATGCTTCTTTTGGTGGCAATGTTGAGTTCGAAAGGAGCTGCTGGCGTTACCGGAGCCGGATTTGTAACTTTAGCAGCAACATTAGCGGTAGTTCCCGAAATTCCGATTGCAGGAATGACTCTGATTTTGGGAATTGATAAATTTATGAGTGAATGCCGAGCGTTAACAAACGTTGTTGGAAATTCTGTTGCAACTGTTGTCGTAGCGAACTGGGAAAAACAACTCGACAAAGATCAGTTGCAGTACTGCCTCAATAATCCTAATAAAATAGAGGAAAAATTGGAAGTTTAG
- the ggt gene encoding gamma-glutamyltransferase has translation MKKILFILFIVSQSVSAQFTDISIVKEVKVNNRGVVVSAHPLASEAGAKIIRMGGNAYDAIVATQYALAVVYPQAGNIGGGGFLIGVKNNGEKFTLDYRETAPKKASHNMYLDKKGNANTDLSQNGRLAVGVPGSVAGFFATLKHCKLPMEKLIQPAIDLADKGFSITEREANLLNSNREYFQKHNQSSIVFVKNNSWKSGDLLIQKELAETLKLIQKLGLKGFYEGKTANLLVTEMKKGNGIITLEDLKNYKVAERKALEFDYKGNQIISMPLPSSGGILLAQMLKMSGYENLEKYQHNSKEAVQVMAESERRAFADRAEYMGDPDFIKDQTSYLISDEYLKNRWKGFSFNKATPSSEVGKIIKQPKESTETTHISVIDKEGNAAAVTTTLNGLYGSKVVVAGAGFFLNNEMDDFSVKPGVPNMFGAVGGEANSIQPNKRMLSSMTPTIVLKNGKPYMVVGTPGGTTIPTSVYQSIVNVIDFKLNANMSVNSPKFHHQWLPETVAFEKNFPETTIKDLEKLGYKAERVNQLGRTEMILIDDNGTINAVADGRGDDSVAVE, from the coding sequence ATGAAAAAAATTTTATTCATCTTATTCATTGTGTCTCAATCAGTTTCGGCGCAGTTTACAGACATCAGCATCGTAAAAGAAGTAAAAGTCAACAACAGAGGTGTTGTGGTCTCTGCACATCCTCTGGCGAGTGAAGCCGGTGCAAAAATCATTAGAATGGGCGGAAATGCCTACGATGCGATTGTAGCGACACAGTATGCTCTGGCCGTCGTCTATCCACAGGCCGGAAACATCGGCGGCGGCGGTTTTTTGATTGGAGTAAAAAATAACGGAGAAAAATTCACTCTTGATTATCGTGAAACTGCTCCCAAAAAGGCTTCTCACAATATGTATTTAGATAAAAAAGGAAATGCCAATACAGATTTATCCCAAAATGGCAGATTGGCAGTAGGTGTTCCAGGAAGTGTTGCCGGATTTTTTGCTACTTTAAAACACTGCAAACTTCCGATGGAAAAACTGATTCAGCCTGCAATTGATTTAGCGGATAAAGGATTTTCCATAACGGAACGGGAAGCTAATTTATTAAATTCAAATAGAGAATATTTTCAAAAACATAATCAGTCGTCCATAGTTTTCGTTAAAAATAATTCTTGGAAGTCAGGAGATTTACTGATTCAAAAAGAATTGGCCGAGACTTTAAAATTGATTCAGAAATTAGGATTAAAAGGGTTTTATGAAGGAAAAACTGCTAACCTTTTGGTTACCGAAATGAAAAAAGGGAACGGAATTATTACCCTGGAAGATTTAAAAAACTACAAAGTAGCAGAAAGAAAAGCATTGGAATTTGATTATAAAGGAAATCAGATTATATCGATGCCATTACCCTCAAGCGGTGGAATTTTGTTAGCTCAAATGCTGAAAATGTCAGGTTATGAAAATTTAGAAAAATACCAGCACAACTCTAAAGAAGCAGTTCAAGTTATGGCTGAATCTGAAAGAAGAGCTTTTGCAGACCGCGCAGAATATATGGGCGATCCTGATTTCATTAAGGATCAAACTTCATATTTAATTTCAGACGAATATTTGAAGAACCGCTGGAAAGGTTTTAGTTTTAACAAGGCAACACCAAGTTCGGAGGTCGGAAAAATCATCAAACAGCCAAAAGAATCTACAGAAACCACTCATATTTCAGTGATTGATAAAGAAGGAAATGCCGCAGCAGTTACCACCACTTTAAACGGTTTGTACGGAAGTAAGGTTGTAGTTGCCGGAGCCGGATTTTTTCTAAACAACGAAATGGATGATTTCTCCGTAAAACCCGGCGTTCCGAATATGTTTGGAGCCGTTGGCGGCGAAGCTAATTCAATTCAACCTAATAAAAGGATGCTGTCATCAATGACTCCGACGATTGTATTAAAAAACGGAAAACCTTACATGGTTGTTGGAACTCCCGGCGGAACAACGATTCCTACTTCTGTTTACCAATCGATTGTGAATGTGATTGATTTTAAATTGAATGCAAATATGTCTGTCAATTCTCCTAAGTTTCATCATCAATGGCTTCCGGAAACTGTTGCTTTTGAGAAAAATTTTCCCGAAACTACGATTAAGGATCTAGAAAAACTAGGTTACAAAGCAGAAAGAGTTAATCAATTGGGAAGAACAGAAATGATTTTGATTGATGATAACGGAACCATCAATGCTGTGGCTGACGGACGTGGAGACGATTCTGTTGCAGTGGAATAA